The following proteins are co-located in the Microbulbifer sp. VAAF005 genome:
- a CDS encoding SLC13 family permease, with amino-acid sequence MTVDQLLILIILSITITLFIWGRWRHDMVALAALLTCVFTGLIPPENAFIGFGHPAVVTVACVLILSRGLQNTGAMDALAQRVVRKSGSISVSILLLIGLGAFLSSFMNNVGALALLMPVAVDMAEKQKVALGRVLMPLSFATILGGMTTLIGTPPNLVVSGFRADSGAGSYGMFDFTPVGLAVAIAGVLFIAFVGWRLVPVRNRTGASSFETGTYLTEALVEEKSVAAGKNLREISKMLGTEDAQVVGVVHNDARVSPATPWHKVNSGDILVIEAEPESLATCLSNLSLKTVGALGADSSGKARQSGSNNTESDSQNKPPIKALADRTEMQLRELVVMPDSPLVGRPMRFSRLAARYQIHLLALSRQGRRSVRRLRSTPLLAGDALLMMGADENLNSFAREKGCVPLASRDISIPNKEKAAIALLAMVLGVAGAAFGLLPAAISFATCVLAFMALKIVPLRNVYDSIDGSVVVLLGTLIAVADVMESTGAADLVAQVLLDVLAQGSAVLALGLILVVTMTLSDFMNNVATAAVMCSIAMSTAEQLAVNPDSFLMAVAIGASCAFLTPVGHQNNTLILGPGGFEFGDYWKMGLPLELLVLVVSIPMLLWVWPL; translated from the coding sequence ATGACTGTTGACCAGTTACTAATCCTGATTATTTTAAGCATCACTATAACCCTGTTTATATGGGGGCGGTGGCGCCACGATATGGTTGCTTTAGCAGCCTTATTGACTTGTGTCTTTACGGGGTTAATTCCCCCGGAAAATGCTTTTATTGGTTTTGGGCATCCAGCGGTTGTGACTGTAGCTTGTGTGTTAATCCTGAGTCGCGGTTTACAAAATACCGGTGCAATGGATGCACTTGCACAACGAGTTGTTCGCAAAAGCGGGAGTATCTCAGTATCCATATTGTTACTCATTGGGCTCGGTGCGTTTTTATCGAGCTTTATGAATAATGTCGGCGCGTTGGCCTTATTAATGCCCGTGGCTGTGGATATGGCTGAGAAACAGAAAGTGGCATTGGGGAGGGTTTTGATGCCCCTGTCTTTCGCAACGATTCTGGGAGGGATGACCACACTGATAGGTACACCGCCAAACTTGGTCGTTTCCGGTTTTCGGGCGGATTCTGGCGCCGGTAGCTATGGTATGTTTGATTTCACCCCGGTGGGGCTGGCAGTTGCGATAGCTGGAGTTTTGTTTATTGCATTTGTTGGGTGGCGCTTGGTGCCTGTCCGCAACCGAACGGGGGCCTCCTCCTTTGAAACTGGCACATATTTAACAGAAGCACTTGTTGAGGAAAAAAGTGTAGCTGCCGGTAAGAATCTACGTGAAATTTCCAAGATGCTGGGAACAGAAGATGCCCAAGTTGTGGGTGTCGTACACAATGATGCCAGGGTCTCTCCCGCGACTCCCTGGCATAAAGTAAATAGTGGTGACATTTTGGTCATTGAGGCGGAGCCGGAGAGCCTTGCCACCTGCTTGTCCAATCTCAGTTTGAAAACAGTGGGAGCCCTTGGGGCAGATTCATCGGGTAAGGCTCGACAATCGGGCAGCAATAATACCGAGAGTGATTCTCAGAATAAGCCCCCAATAAAAGCACTGGCGGATCGTACCGAAATGCAGCTGCGGGAGTTGGTTGTTATGCCAGACTCCCCTTTAGTGGGACGCCCTATGAGGTTTTCACGCCTTGCAGCGAGATACCAGATTCACTTGCTAGCACTCTCGCGCCAGGGGCGCCGCTCGGTGCGCCGGTTGCGTTCGACACCATTACTGGCCGGTGATGCTCTGTTAATGATGGGGGCCGATGAAAACCTAAACAGCTTTGCTAGGGAAAAGGGCTGTGTGCCTCTGGCCTCAAGGGATATTAGCATTCCCAACAAGGAGAAGGCGGCCATTGCCCTATTGGCTATGGTGCTTGGTGTCGCTGGTGCAGCGTTCGGCCTATTGCCGGCAGCAATCTCGTTCGCCACTTGTGTATTGGCTTTTATGGCGTTGAAGATAGTGCCGCTGCGAAATGTTTATGACTCTATCGACGGGTCCGTAGTCGTGCTATTGGGGACTTTGATTGCTGTTGCTGATGTGATGGAGTCAACGGGAGCTGCAGACTTGGTCGCTCAGGTTCTGTTGGATGTCCTGGCTCAGGGCAGCGCTGTTTTGGCCCTGGGGCTGATCCTGGTAGTTACCATGACGCTGTCTGATTTCATGAATAATGTCGCCACTGCGGCTGTGATGTGTTCAATTGCCATGAGTACTGCAGAACAACTGGCGGTGAATCCAGATAGCTTCCTGATGGCTGTCGCAATTGGAGCCTCTTGCGCATTTCTAACACCGGTTGGGCACCAAAATAACACCCTAATTCTGGGGCCGGGAGGGTTTGAATTTGGTGATTACTGGAAAATGGGGCTGCCACTAGAATTGTTGGTACTCGTTGTGAGTATCCCCATGTTGCTTTGGGTTTGGCCCCTGTAA
- the rlmD gene encoding 23S rRNA (uracil(1939)-C(5))-methyltransferase RlmD: MPSLAEATIEKFSHDMRGIARVGGKTVFIDSALPGEQIKFRYTARRGRFDEGIVEEVLSASTDRCAPQCAYVDSCGGCSVQHLEPSAQIIEKQKILLDQLLRFGGIEPEEILPPLTADPYGYRRKARIGIRKLKKSQGGELLFGFRKKHSNDLVDIDECPVLHTKIAEHLGSLKKLVGESEGRANFSHLEVAVGDDVTALVLRHLKPLSDKDLALWLAFAKTTGIHLYIQGGSDASLERIWPTEGAAYLSYQLPEFDLTLRFKPQDFVQVNFAINRQMVSRAVELLDPQPSERVLDLFCGLGNFTLPLARRAAEVIGVEGVGALTQRGEDNAALNQLQNVHFYSADLNEKMAGAPWAEAGFDKILLDPPRDGALEAVRGLARFSASRIVYVSCNPATLARDAGELVKLGYRLSKAGVMDMFPHTDHVESMAVFDRI, translated from the coding sequence TTGCCGAGCCTCGCTGAAGCGACAATAGAAAAATTTAGTCACGATATGCGCGGTATTGCCCGGGTAGGTGGCAAAACGGTGTTTATTGATAGTGCCTTACCGGGAGAGCAGATTAAATTCCGCTATACCGCACGGCGCGGCCGTTTTGATGAGGGAATTGTTGAGGAAGTCCTATCGGCTTCAACAGATCGGTGCGCGCCGCAGTGCGCCTATGTGGATTCATGTGGAGGCTGTTCGGTTCAGCACCTGGAGCCATCGGCACAAATTATAGAAAAGCAAAAAATTCTTTTGGATCAGTTGTTGCGCTTTGGTGGAATTGAACCCGAAGAAATACTGCCGCCGTTAACCGCTGATCCCTATGGTTATCGACGCAAGGCCCGTATCGGCATTCGCAAATTAAAAAAGTCCCAGGGTGGCGAGCTGCTTTTTGGTTTTCGAAAAAAGCACAGCAATGATTTGGTAGATATTGATGAGTGCCCGGTACTACATACAAAAATTGCCGAACATTTAGGGTCGCTAAAAAAACTTGTTGGCGAAAGTGAAGGCCGGGCAAACTTTTCTCATCTGGAAGTGGCGGTTGGAGATGATGTGACAGCTCTGGTGCTCCGCCATTTAAAGCCCCTGTCAGATAAGGACTTGGCGCTCTGGTTAGCATTTGCTAAAACCACTGGTATACACCTGTATATACAAGGTGGTAGTGATGCTTCCCTGGAGAGAATCTGGCCGACAGAAGGAGCCGCTTATCTCAGTTATCAGTTGCCGGAATTTGACCTGACGCTGAGATTTAAACCGCAGGATTTTGTGCAGGTTAATTTTGCGATAAATCGGCAGATGGTGAGTCGAGCCGTTGAGTTACTCGATCCGCAACCCTCCGAGCGTGTATTGGATTTATTTTGTGGATTGGGGAATTTTACCCTGCCATTGGCGCGTCGTGCAGCGGAAGTGATCGGGGTCGAAGGTGTCGGCGCTTTAACTCAACGAGGTGAGGACAATGCCGCTTTGAACCAATTACAAAATGTGCACTTTTATTCTGCCGACCTGAACGAAAAAATGGCAGGTGCGCCTTGGGCTGAAGCAGGTTTCGATAAAATCCTGTTGGACCCACCGAGGGACGGCGCTCTGGAGGCTGTGCGCGGGTTGGCGCGATTTTCTGCCAGTAGGATCGTCTACGTCTCCTGTAACCCGGCCACCCTGGCCCGGGATGCCGGTGAATTGGTGAAGTTGGGGTACCGGTTGAGTAAGGCGGGTGTCATGGATATGTTTCCCCATACCGATCATGTTGAGTCGATGGCAGTATTCGACAGAATTTAG
- a CDS encoding VOC family protein: MGQILGLRKTVYGVANITEAVAWYTQVLEQKPSYESDSYAAFSIGDCELGLNADARSAISRADGVVAYWQVLDLAAQIERLGTMGVRQHTDIEEVSGRVLMASFLDPYGNVFGLIEYLQTPIER, translated from the coding sequence ATGGGGCAGATTCTTGGCTTGCGCAAAACAGTCTACGGAGTTGCCAACATTACCGAGGCTGTGGCCTGGTATACGCAGGTACTCGAACAGAAACCCAGCTATGAAAGCGATAGCTATGCGGCGTTTAGTATTGGTGATTGCGAGCTCGGATTAAATGCCGATGCGCGCAGTGCGATCAGCCGGGCCGATGGTGTAGTTGCTTACTGGCAGGTTTTGGATTTGGCCGCGCAGATTGAGCGACTCGGCACTATGGGGGTGCGGCAGCACACGGATATAGAGGAAGTTTCTGGACGTGTGCTGATGGCGAGCTTTCTCGACCCCTATGGCAATGTTTTCGGATTGATTGAGTACCTGCAAACGCCCATTGAGAGATAG
- a CDS encoding CBS domain-containing protein: MSTHNNIHHIPTLAALMTPFPYHIDINATVEDALAMMEEHKVRHLPVTRAGDLETVISRGDIERANAPGHRLEEQQLYVHDLCARRPFIADIHDPLDKILLAMADTSIGSVLVMREGELVGIVTVTDILRFCSKFMAELAQPVDDSIA; this comes from the coding sequence ATGTCCACTCACAATAATATCCACCATATACCGACTTTGGCCGCTCTGATGACGCCATTTCCCTACCATATCGATATCAATGCCACGGTAGAGGATGCTCTGGCAATGATGGAGGAGCACAAAGTACGCCACCTGCCGGTAACACGTGCAGGCGACTTGGAGACGGTCATTTCCCGAGGGGATATCGAAAGAGCCAATGCACCGGGACACCGTTTAGAAGAGCAGCAACTTTATGTACATGACCTATGTGCCAGACGTCCCTTTATTGCAGATATCCACGACCCGTTAGATAAAATTCTCTTAGCTATGGCAGATACCAGTATTGGTTCGGTACTGGTTATGCGGGAAGGCGAGCTGGTTGGAATTGTAACTGTGACTGATATTTTGCGCTTTTGTAGCAAGTTCATGGCGGAGTTGGCCCAGCCGGTAGACGATTCTATTGCTTGA
- a CDS encoding SprT family zinc-dependent metalloprotease, translating to MKQAQDFIFEDIPYRLVRSSRRKRLGLVLSSGGVEVRIPQRCAARYGHEFLQENIQWVRAQLLAADRRAAQVPQYRYAFGESFPWLGQQLPLERAMSSKSAGIGDGAIGLYTRYREPDDTQLQTALQRLYQREALALLTQKSHVLAEQLGLSISSVKVRRTKSKWGHCSIRGELQFNWLVCLAPEPIVDYLVAHEVCHLQHHNHSRAFWDLVQSVCPRFKELRRWLRDNGHRLTL from the coding sequence TTGAAACAGGCCCAGGACTTTATTTTTGAAGATATTCCCTATCGCTTGGTGCGTTCGAGCCGGCGCAAGCGTCTGGGGCTGGTACTGTCTTCCGGTGGTGTGGAAGTGCGAATTCCACAGCGATGTGCAGCCCGTTATGGCCATGAATTCCTGCAGGAAAATATCCAGTGGGTGAGAGCGCAGTTACTCGCAGCCGACCGGCGCGCTGCGCAGGTGCCGCAATATCGGTACGCTTTTGGTGAGAGTTTTCCCTGGCTGGGACAGCAGCTTCCCTTAGAGCGTGCAATGAGCAGTAAAAGTGCCGGTATTGGCGATGGTGCTATCGGGCTTTATACCCGCTATCGCGAGCCTGATGACACGCAGCTGCAAACTGCTTTACAACGCCTTTACCAGCGGGAAGCATTGGCATTGTTAACGCAAAAATCCCATGTGTTGGCCGAGCAGCTGGGGTTAAGTATTTCATCAGTAAAAGTCCGTCGTACCAAAAGCAAGTGGGGTCACTGTAGTATCCGCGGTGAGCTGCAGTTTAACTGGCTTGTTTGTCTCGCTCCTGAGCCTATAGTGGATTACCTGGTGGCTCACGAAGTCTGCCATTTGCAACACCATAACCACAGCCGCGCTTTCTGGGATTTGGTCCAAAGTGTGTGCCCTAGATTTAAAGAGTTGCGCCGCTGGTTGCGCGATAACGGCCACCGCCTGACCCTGTAA
- a CDS encoding DUF2750 domain-containing protein — translation MQSETLTDNFEDNCARFLPEAVGQGCVWALQGEEGFALCESEKRADTEVMPFWSQREFAQDHCEGDWADYEAVAIDLEEFMDDWLTGMHEDVLLVGINWNAELEGVEVEPLDLLEQLEQELQ, via the coding sequence ATGCAAAGCGAAACCCTAACCGATAATTTTGAAGATAATTGCGCGCGCTTTTTGCCTGAAGCTGTAGGCCAGGGCTGCGTCTGGGCCCTGCAGGGTGAGGAGGGCTTTGCACTTTGTGAGTCTGAAAAGCGGGCCGATACCGAGGTTATGCCCTTTTGGTCGCAAAGAGAATTTGCACAAGACCACTGCGAAGGAGACTGGGCTGACTATGAGGCAGTGGCAATTGACCTGGAAGAATTTATGGATGACTGGCTCACCGGCATGCATGAAGATGTCTTATTGGTGGGGATAAACTGGAACGCCGAACTGGAAGGGGTTGAGGTAGAGCCCCTAGACCTACTGGAGCAGTTGGAGCAAGAGCTGCAATAA
- a CDS encoding SDR family oxidoreductase: MDKPPISRFRSPNRSFAAESLAQIGRGYVVPDRVALITGCSSGIGRELALALHRRGTIVIATARRPESLQELADLGIATEALDVNSQADINRVVHAVKAAYGRLDILVNNAGYGQMGPLLELDTRALEKQFRTNVFAPLALIRACVPLMRSEQGGIVCNIGSVSGVMPTPFSGAYCASKAALHSISDVLRLELKPFGIRVMTVQPGAIASEFGRHAETSLRGLLPPDSLYKRQEEAVRARAQESQQNATLASTLAKKLVRELLRKRARPLVRIGNRSSLLPWMARWLPRSFRDWFLMRRFKLNRLAPKT, encoded by the coding sequence GTGGATAAGCCGCCCATTTCCAGATTTCGTTCCCCCAATCGAAGTTTTGCTGCGGAAAGCCTTGCGCAAATTGGGCGGGGTTATGTGGTTCCGGATAGAGTGGCTTTAATTACCGGCTGCTCAAGCGGTATTGGGCGGGAGTTGGCTTTGGCGCTACATCGCCGGGGAACCATAGTGATTGCCACGGCGCGCCGCCCGGAAAGTTTACAAGAGCTGGCGGACCTGGGAATTGCCACTGAGGCCTTGGATGTGAATTCCCAGGCGGATATCAATCGAGTGGTTCACGCAGTAAAAGCGGCATACGGGCGGCTCGATATTTTGGTCAATAACGCCGGTTACGGTCAGATGGGGCCGTTGCTGGAACTGGACACGCGAGCACTGGAAAAGCAGTTCCGAACCAATGTATTTGCCCCTCTCGCTCTGATTAGGGCCTGTGTACCTTTAATGCGTTCGGAGCAGGGCGGAATTGTGTGTAATATCGGCTCGGTTTCCGGGGTAATGCCTACACCTTTCTCCGGTGCCTATTGTGCTTCTAAAGCGGCCCTACACTCCATTTCTGATGTTTTGCGACTTGAACTAAAACCTTTTGGCATTCGGGTAATGACGGTGCAACCCGGTGCGATCGCATCGGAATTTGGTCGCCACGCTGAGACATCCCTGCGCGGTCTTTTGCCGCCGGACTCCCTGTATAAACGGCAGGAAGAGGCGGTTAGGGCCCGTGCCCAGGAGTCCCAACAGAATGCTACATTGGCAAGCACACTGGCCAAAAAGCTGGTGCGTGAGCTGCTGCGAAAACGCGCTCGTCCTTTGGTGCGTATTGGTAATCGCAGCAGCCTGTTGCCCTGGATGGCCCGCTGGCTGCCGCGCAGTTTTAGGGACTGGTTTTTAATGCGGCGTTTCAAGTTGAATCGTCTGGCACCTAAAACCTGA